The Molothrus ater isolate BHLD 08-10-18 breed brown headed cowbird chromosome 2, BPBGC_Mater_1.1, whole genome shotgun sequence DNA segment ATTAAAGAATACTTGTATTGATTTCAAAGGGTTAAGAATTGCTAGATATCAGTGTTCAAAATTGGTAAGATAGAGGtattaaataaaacaagggCCTGGCCTCATTGGGAGAATAAAAGAGGGAATATGCACTTTATAACATCCTGACTTGCTTCCTTATTGAAAGAACTCCAAAAACTAAACCTTTCTAACCTGTATCCTGTCTTCAAATGGTTGTTCTAATTTGAGTTGGGTAGTGAACACATTTGTAATCTTCTACCCAATGAATATTACATTATtctggaaaataataaaaaggtaGTGCTTACAAGGTAAGTCAAGAAGCCAGTTCATATCAGCTGTGTGGTTAAGTCTAAAAAGCTCCAGCTTTTTACTTCACTCTCTTGAACTGTTTTCATGTTGCCATGGTTATGGGAGAAGCAAGAAACAGTAGCTCCATAAAAAGTGAAATGCTTATTAGTGCCCTCCGTGCCAGGGGTCATGCTCCCCCGTCATTGTGATGCAGATTTGATTGGGCTGATCATGCTGGCTGGCTTGAGTTGGCACAAGTCATCTTTTAGTTGAATGAGAGGCATAATGATAAAGGATAATTGAGATACATTTCATGATGCTGCTCTTAATATTTCCCAGTTCAAGTTCTGTATGGTTCCCTGGAGCTGTATCCATTTTTTCATAAAGTAGGAGAGGTGTCTTTCCTATGACCTCTGAGCTCGTACTGTTTAAGACCCACAAAAGGGAGCATGACCCTTCAGGCTTAGGGCAGCAGGTGTTAAATGTCTTAAAGACTGgcatacaaaattatttatgtgtGAAGACAGTTACACATCTCTAGTAGAGCAAGTAGGACTCTTTGATGAGGGGCAGTAGTTAAGAGTAAGGATTAAATAGCTGTATTAAACTTCACTGAGGACATTGTGATGGTCATGAAGAGAAGGATTAAGGTgtattgtaaaatatttgtcATAGTTGGATACTTTTTAATGAGTAAATGATAAATCTGTTCCTTAACATTTGTGTTGGGTATTCTTGCCACTTTCTTTGGGAGCTCATTTGGTGGAAAAGCAAACCTTTTAATTAGCAGACTTCTCATCTTCTTGCCCCACAGGATTACTACCAACTTGTTTAAGTGGTGTAAGCTGCCAAATTTAGCTTGTGAGACTGTTTTGCAGCTACTGATTTGGTGTTTCCCTAACCTTATTTTATGAAAGAGCCAAGAGACCTATCCTTAAAAAGAACAACAGTTCCTGTTGGATTGCAGGCCTCTTAACATTATGTGGGTTTAGTTGCTTGTATTTTTTGGGTCTTTTGCCCCACCTCTACACACAGTAGGATCTCTGGAAGGTGTCCAATGTGCCTGAATTCTACATAAGTGTTGTCATCTTGTCCTCTTGGATAcagaggaagagctgtgggTTTTGCTTGTTGTTACTCTTCACTCACTCATAGGAGAAATTTCACCAAAGCTTCCCCTTGATGAGGGGAGACCAGCATGGCTTCTGTAACCTCTGATGGCTTGTCTGAagatggttttgttctttttcttttagatatGGTTGCAGACATCTTCTACTTCCTGGACATTTACAGCTACGGGAAGCTGCCACCCCACTGCGAGCAGCGCTTCCTTCCCTGTGAGATTGGGTGTGTCAGGTACTCCCTGCAAGATGGCATCCTGGCTGATTTCCACCACTTCATAGATCCAGGTGAGTTCCAGGAAAGTCAGAAGTACTGGGGTGAGAGGGAGGCTTTCTGGGgtcactgctgcccagggtTGCACTTCTGGTATTAAGACAAGTTTATTTCTTTGATTATAAATGGTCAGACTTCTTAAAATATCAGAGCAGTCCTGAGCTTGTTTCTGAAGAGAATTAGTGTCAGAACTTCATGTAACTCCAAAGAGGGTAGGCTAAACCCAGGAGGACTTGCACATGTTTGTGCTTTATGTTTCATGTCAATGAATGCTTCTCTTAGTTGGACCTAAACACAATCACAATGcactttgtgttttaaaatgtattgaactgaaaataacttttccaAAAATAGTTGTGGCATGTTCACAAGGCCACAAGGGAAGTTGCTGTTCCTTTCTGCATATGGAACTTTGAGTTAAGGATCTGTTGTTGGTGGTGTTGGATGATGATTGTGCTTTCTCCTCTCTTGGTTGCAGAAGTACCACCACGTGGTTTTCGGTAccactgccaggctgctggtgagtattaatggagaaaaagaatGGTGTGCAGTTTTAGACTCAGCTTATCTGACCTCTGTCCAAATGCTTTGTAAGTCTTGATAGTCTCTGTGTGTATCTTCAGCATGAAGTGCTGATTAACAACAGGGTAACTCAAAGATACTACTTTTAAAGTTATGTTCAGCAGCTTGGCATatattaacaaaattaaaatacctgCACCATTGTTGTGTCTGGCTTGGCCTGCCTGTTTCCTTTGTGACTCTCAGTAATGTTTATAGACTCCAGTTTGTTTCTATTAGGACACTTCCTCTGCTTGTGTACAGAGGGAACAAACTTGGCCTGTGTACATCTAATACTTGGATAATGGCCTTTTAAAAGGGGCaggagtgtgtgtgtttgctcacagcccagagctgctgacagaAGCAAGGTTTTGGTAGCTTAAACACAGACCCTGTCTGTGGAGaggagtgtgtgtgtttgtgtgcatatatatgtatacagaAAGGTAAAAAGGAGGAGGGAACTGTATCTCTTAAGGAAACTGGACTTCTCACaattttgtggctttttgttgttgtttatttgtttttcccctGTCTCCCTTGCCCCTCCATTAGGTGATGAAACCCATAAGATCCCCATATCTGGATTTCACCTTCCTCGTTCTTGTTACGCGGTTGTCCTGCAGGAACTCGTCGAGTTTGCCCAGCCAGCCGGGGGCGCTCAGCCTCGCTTCTTCTGCAGGGTATGGCCAAGGTCAAAGCTCTGAATCTCCACTTCTGCTTTCACTCCTGTTGGATGACTAAAGAGATACATGCACACTGATTAGGTTTTAGAGTAAACTAAGTGGGGGAAGACACTTTTTCCAGACTGTCCCAGTTCCTTTCAGGAAGAAGCGGCCTCTAGAAGCCAACCTTTTTATAAAGCAAAGACctaattttctgcctttttattttcagcctgCACTTCTGGCTCTAATCTACTGATGAACAGGGTCTTTTGTTCGCTGACATTGTTATGACTTTGGTTAAGGGCTCCTAAGATTTGACTTAAATTGGATGTGCTCAATAATAGTcagaaatcctgcttttttGAAAGGATATTTTTACGTTTTCGTGACTCTTTTCCCCATGAGAATTACACGTGTCTTAAATTTTTGCTCAAGTTTCATTTTTCCAGGCAACAGAACAAAATGTTAGGATTCAGAGGTGTTTAAGTTTCATAACAGGTCTATTATGTTTCAATTCAGTTCAAACCTAATGTTAATCCTTAAgaagcagggagggacagggtaCTGGGTTCCATCCATAAATACAGGGCTCTGAAGAAGTATGCATGAAATTTGGGTCCTTTTCAAGATAGTCGTCAGGGGAATTGCATTCAGTGCCACAAACAATTTGGTTTGGAGGTGGCTTTTCCAGACCTGGACAGAAGTCATGGAAGTGTCAGAATTCTGTACTGTACTCCTTTGAGATGACAGAAATCTTCTTTCCTCCAGTCTAATGACAGATTCCGAATTAATTGGTGTCTTGGTCGAATGGCCAGCATAACAGGTAGGGAATGGATAATTTTTGTCCatccttttccccttccagaAATAAGGGCTGTGTAATCATGGACAGCTGTATTTGAAAAGCATGTCTCAAAAGTTTTCATAAAAACTGGTTCTGATAGCTAGAACTCCTTTGCAtgctccttcctttctcccaccACTTTCTAGGAAGCCAGGTTTTATTAAAACCACTGGTGGAATATCTTTGAGCTTTGATGCTGTGATAAAGAGCTGGGCAGTGAACAGGGACTGACTGAGGAATGAGCTGAGCAGGATATCCAGTGACTCCTGTTCTCCTGGCCTGGATTTTCACTGAACTGTAGGCATTGGGAGCCACTGGGAGCTTTTTGCAGTAGAAGACCTGCTAATGAAACTGTACCAGAAGAAATACCAAAAGGAGCCATCCAACGTCTGGGTGTATAGAAAACTGGATGTCTGCCTGTGGGATTTCTCCAGTAATACCAGGTGTGTTGGGTGATTCTTTGTGTAGATGTGCCTGCTTTCAGATTCTTCTGTGTTGGTACAAAAAGTGATATTTgcttgcagtgctgcaggagcataTTGGGTGATTATGCAGTTAATTTAGAAATAGATTCTAGTGCTTCCTCTGCTACTAATTTGAGAAAAGAACCAATAATATGATCTTAAATTTCAgtagattttaaaaaactatGTCAATTATTCTTGGAAGTCTGGTTGGAATATGGATTTTAAGAACCATTGGGTTCATCTTTGTCTTTATAGCCAGGCAGTTTTGTGTTCCCATGAGTGTCTTCACTCTAGAGGGGGACCTTAAGGAGGATGGAGCAATGTACTCTAAGGTTTGGAGAGGAAAGTGAGGGTGTTTATGCTAGGAGGAACTATTTCACATTAATGGGAAGCTTGAATGGTTCAAATGGTTTAAATTCCATTTGTCTCTTAGGGTTCTCTTTTCTCCCTGCCCCCCACCTCAGCATGAAGTAGATTTCATGATAAGCAGACCTTTAAACTCTGCATAAACAACTTAGGGCAAAGCTATTGAACTCTGTGAAATTTTAAAGGTTCTGCATGATCACTGCAACAAAAAGATaccatttttaatatttgttccTGTTCATCTGGCCAGACCAACTGTTCTTGTTGATGAACAATGTAGGTGCTTCTGAAATAAGCCTAAACTTCATTTCATGTAGGTGCAAGTGGCATGAGGAGAATGATATaatctgctgtgctctggcatCCTGTAAGAAAATGGGGTGAGTATTGCTTGAGGAGTTGACTCCAGAATGatggcttttattttgttagCATTGCAATGCTGAGAAAAGTGTTAATTACATTAGAATTCACTGTTTGACTTCAGAGGTATTCTCATTATGCTCTGGCATATCTCTACTTTGGAAACTTCTGTACTGCCTGACATAGAATGTAGATACATAAGGTTCTGTAATCTTTTTGgtggggagaaaggaaaagtaaataGTTTGGAAATGAGGAAATGCCCTTTATGGTCTCTGATGGCAGCAGTAGTAGCAACTTAGAGAGGCAATAATAAATAGTTTTCATTCAAAATACTCATCATGGACTGCTatgccctgaaaaaaaaaaaaagttgcttttcACACTTCTAAGTGCTGCATTTGATAACGTGGGgaagcagtttgttttcatttcatgtgTAGTTGTACAACAGACTGGTGGTCTTGgaaggatgcagggatgctggcAGCAAGTCCTTCTGCCCTCTGGTATCTGTTCTGTGCATCTCAGGCTTTGGCTGCTTTGGTTTGCCAGCTGAAGAACATAAAATGCTGTGCTTCCACACATCAGCATTCAAACCCTTAGCCAGACCTTtcttgtttgcctttttttcttggtCAAGTTACTGCATCAGTAAGTCCTTTGCTGGTGTGTATGGAGTCCCACTAACAGCAGCTCACCTCCCTCTGCAAGACTCTGATTGTGATCAAGGCACAAATACCAGGATTGTAAAACTGGATGCTGGACATACCCAGGTCAGATTTTTTCAATTGATACCCTGATTTATTTCTAGTTGCCAATTTCACATGAACTGTTTTGTCTTTGGATGCTGTCCTTTGTGACATATATTGGGCAGACTGATGAACTTGCAGGGTTTTGACCATGATCCATAGGTTTGGTGGATAGTGGTGTATATTTCATGTTAGCAGATACATGTACcttattttgaatatttatattttcatacagaaaatgaaagctgagaGTTCTGGATGCAACAAACCTTTGGGTTCTCCAAGACAGGATCAAGAGTTTGTTCCTTCTAATTGTGAGTTTGAAGCTTCCACATTTTTTTAGTGGAAACTTAATCCAG contains these protein-coding regions:
- the MAEL gene encoding protein maelstrom homolog, which gives rise to MAGRGGHRSAFLWFVHDQLPELERRGLSVACVGDAVPHCSQAWESLTEEEKTMYAEKARTWNSKKRSQKTTRRETCKVPDPVPAPLTTKMPSVTPLPDASALSWKNDQDMVADIFYFLDIYSYGKLPPHCEQRFLPCEIGCVRYSLQDGILADFHHFIDPEVPPRGFRYHCQAAGDETHKIPISGFHLPRSCYAVVLQELVEFAQPAGGAQPRFFCRSNDRFRINWCLGRMASITGIGSHWELFAVEDLLMKLYQKKYQKEPSNVWVYRKLDVCLWDFSSNTRCKWHEENDIICCALASCKKMGYCISKSFAGVYGVPLTAAHLPLQDSDCDQGTNTRIVKLDAGHTQKMKAESSGCNKPLGSPRQDQEFVPSNCDSPCGVKTSPCGTSAVQGRGVIRLLRSASDLSKSFSN